A part of Miscanthus floridulus cultivar M001 chromosome 6, ASM1932011v1, whole genome shotgun sequence genomic DNA contains:
- the LOC136456222 gene encoding uncharacterized protein isoform X2, which translates to MDHPHNAVLLVCSSHEKGCRPFMCDTSSRHSNCYDQYRKASKDSSKDSGTECSECQQQVQLSCPLCRGPVSDCIKEYDARRYMNTKVRSCTMESCEFRGAYHELRKHARVEHPAARPMEVDPERQRDWRRMEQQRDLGDLMSMLRSGFSSNIEDDSGGLGAIEEGEEEAERTPTAITMVFIMPSRGSIMQYLTERSRAIILVSRRRASSGSGDAEATAPDSEEGDDPMPSAEASAGSQHASEEEEADGDPAQ; encoded by the coding sequence GTCCTGCTGGTCTGCTCGTCACATGAGAAGGGCTGCCGCCCCTTCATGTGTGACACCAGCTCGCGCCACTCCAATTGCTATGACCAGTACCGAAAGGCCTCCAAGGATTCCTCCAAGGATTCAGGGACAGAGTGCAGCGAGTGCCAGCAGCAGGTTCAGCTCTCGTGCCCACTGTGCCGTGGGCCAGTCAGCGATTGCATCAAGGAGTACGACGCGCGAAGGTACATGAACACCAAGGTCCGATCGTGCACCATGGAGTCGTGCGAGTTCAGGGGCGCCTACCATGAGCTGAGGAAGCATGCTAGGGTGGAGCATCCAGCAGCGAGGCCAATGGAGGTAGACCCTGAACGGCAGCGGGATTGGCGCCGGATGGAGCAGCAGCGGGACCTTGGGGACTTGATGAGCATGCTGCGTTCAGGGTTCAGCAGCAATATCGAGGACGACAGTGGTGGACTTGGAGCCatagaagaaggggaagaggaagcTGAAAGGACTCCGACTGCCATAACAATGGTCTTCATCATGCCATCTAGAGGCTCGATCATGCAGTACTTAACAGAACGCAGTAGGGCGATCATTCTGGTCAGTCGGAGGCGAGCAAGCAGTGGCAGTGGTGATGCTGAAGCCACAGCACCAGACAGCGAGGAAGGTGATGACCCTATGCCATCGGCGGAGGCATCTGCTGGTTCACAGCATGCTTCTGAAGAAGAGGAGGCTGATGGTGACCCTGCCCAATGA